In one Massilia endophytica genomic region, the following are encoded:
- a CDS encoding HD domain-containing phosphohydrolase, whose protein sequence is MNIRYHPSMDDSISVSDALLAFAFMGDLSMGQPPTHSRRVAWLARRIAQDLGLEAGIGEEAEQVALLRWAGCTANASDVAGVIADDVQGRRAMLALRPQEMQVIVAPEDLAQQAPHIAAVHCEVASLIVSALGLSPSINIAMDFLFEKWNGSGVPGRLAGNEIPLPVLIVHLAGDCELLAREHGLPQAAALIAQRAEVVYPRAFAELACASLQAWLQELDAAPLPIPLAQSRKVPLSLLADAIDLKLPWLTGFSRACANTAGELAARLQLPQEEQALVRRSALLHSLGRVAIPNKVWNREGPLSSSDWEQVRLGPYWTARLANLVPALKNEAEMASYAYERLDGSGYFRAASGAATGSALCILPVANCWIALQSPRPWRAPMQPEEARAHMEKQMALGRFDAAVVAALDGRSAALAAPSKTTHSVQLSAREREVLQRISKGESNKEAARQLGLSPATVRTHLESVFRKLECNSRAAATLKASLMGLL, encoded by the coding sequence ATGAATATCCGATATCATCCGTCCATGGACGATTCGATCTCCGTTTCCGATGCCCTGCTTGCCTTCGCCTTCATGGGCGACTTGAGCATGGGGCAGCCTCCCACGCATTCGCGCCGCGTCGCCTGGCTGGCCCGGCGCATCGCGCAGGACCTGGGGCTGGAAGCTGGCATCGGCGAAGAGGCAGAGCAAGTCGCGCTTCTGCGCTGGGCGGGCTGCACGGCCAACGCCAGCGATGTCGCCGGCGTGATTGCCGACGATGTGCAGGGACGGCGCGCCATGCTCGCCTTGCGTCCGCAGGAGATGCAGGTGATCGTGGCGCCCGAGGACCTCGCCCAGCAGGCGCCGCATATCGCCGCCGTTCACTGCGAAGTGGCCTCGCTCATTGTGTCCGCGCTCGGCCTGTCCCCCTCCATCAATATCGCGATGGACTTCCTCTTCGAAAAATGGAATGGCAGTGGCGTACCGGGCAGGCTGGCGGGGAATGAGATTCCCTTGCCGGTGCTGATCGTCCATCTGGCAGGAGATTGTGAACTGCTGGCGCGCGAACACGGTCTGCCGCAGGCGGCCGCATTGATCGCTCAGCGCGCCGAAGTGGTCTACCCCCGAGCCTTCGCCGAGCTGGCGTGCGCCAGTCTGCAGGCCTGGCTGCAGGAGCTCGATGCAGCTCCGCTTCCCATACCGCTTGCCCAATCGCGCAAGGTGCCGCTCTCGCTGCTGGCGGATGCGATTGACCTGAAGCTGCCCTGGCTGACGGGCTTTTCGCGCGCTTGCGCAAACACCGCTGGCGAGCTGGCCGCACGCCTCCAGCTGCCGCAGGAGGAACAAGCGCTGGTGCGCCGGTCGGCACTGTTGCACAGCCTCGGACGCGTGGCCATCCCAAACAAGGTGTGGAACCGCGAGGGGCCTCTCTCATCCTCCGATTGGGAGCAGGTGCGCCTGGGGCCCTACTGGACCGCCCGTCTCGCCAATCTGGTTCCGGCCCTGAAGAATGAGGCGGAAATGGCGTCCTACGCTTACGAGCGGCTGGACGGCTCGGGCTATTTCCGCGCCGCCTCCGGCGCCGCCACGGGGTCTGCGCTGTGCATTCTGCCGGTGGCCAACTGCTGGATCGCGCTGCAATCTCCCCGCCCGTGGCGCGCGCCCATGCAGCCTGAGGAAGCGCGGGCGCATATGGAGAAGCAGATGGCCCTTGGCCGCTTCGATGCCGCCGTCGTGGCTGCGCTGGACGGAAGAAGCGCCGCACTCGCTGCGCCGAGCAAAACCACACACAGCGTGCAGCTCTCGGCGCGCGAGCGCGAGGTCCTGCAGCGCATCAGCAAAGGCGAAAGCAACAAGGAGGCTGCCCGCCAGCTGGGCCTCAGCCCCGCCACCGTGCGCACCCACCTCGAAAGCGTGTTCCGTAAGCTTGAATGCAACAGCCGTGCTGCTGCAACACTGAAAGCTTCATTAATGGGGCTGCTCTAA
- a CDS encoding Hpt domain-containing protein, with protein sequence MAGLSASLLASTVPLDTALGMERLMGDRRIYLQILKRFRHDYAAAVQDALIQLEGGDVETARRTIHTLKGAAGLIGGQEVYALAQEADAVIARGEGAALRRLDHALIRLLAMIDGELLESPVLPDTMPPPMPAQAELDALLRRLAQMLDEGNGEAIDVLEQHASVLAAALGVNVYETVSAAAHEFDFEGALAALKPLLQNA encoded by the coding sequence ATGGCCGGACTTTCCGCATCCCTGCTTGCCAGCACCGTGCCGCTCGACACCGCCCTCGGCATGGAGCGGCTGATGGGCGACCGCCGCATCTACCTGCAGATCCTGAAGCGCTTCCGCCACGACTACGCCGCGGCGGTGCAGGACGCGCTCATCCAGCTGGAAGGCGGCGACGTTGAAACGGCGCGCCGCACCATCCATACCCTGAAAGGCGCGGCAGGGCTGATCGGCGGGCAGGAGGTGTATGCGCTGGCGCAGGAAGCGGATGCAGTCATCGCCCGCGGCGAAGGCGCGGCGTTGCGCCGTCTCGACCATGCGCTGATCCGCCTGCTGGCGATGATCGACGGCGAGCTGCTGGAAAGCCCGGTGCTGCCGGATACGATGCCGCCGCCCATGCCCGCTCAAGCCGAGCTCGATGCCCTGCTGCGGCGCCTGGCGCAAATGCTGGATGAAGGGAACGGCGAGGCGATCGATGTGCTGGAACAGCATGCCTCGGTACTGGCTGCGGCGCTGGGGGTCAACGTGTATGAGACCGTATCGGCCGCCGCGCACGAATTCGATTTCGAGGGCGCGCTCGCGGCCCTGAAACCCTTGCTGCAAAATGCTTAA
- a CDS encoding CAP domain-containing protein has protein sequence MRSSDTRHIRFLALLLAALLSACGGGGGSSNSGGVTPPPTNPPPTPSAPGAPAATGNTATDGFNWFNFRRSQIGLATLARNAQMDLASQGHANYLMTNNTVSHTQVAGNPGFTGANLIDRFNAAGYRVTAPYAYGEVISAAGDRAGFYHAEELIAAIYHRFVIFEPVFKEAGTGAATSNSNYTYFTAAMAASGGYGAGVARGTVAVYPGVDQTAVPVNFMSDSEAPDPVPNQNEVGYPISVHANIASTIAVTSFTVKPRGGSNLAARLLTKSTDSNTPASAAAIIPLAKLNAATTYDVSFAGSVDGAAVTRNWSFTTK, from the coding sequence ATGCGCTCAAGCGATACCCGTCACATCCGCTTTCTTGCCCTCCTGCTGGCTGCCCTGTTGAGCGCATGCGGCGGAGGCGGAGGTTCCTCGAACTCCGGCGGTGTTACGCCGCCTCCGACCAATCCGCCGCCTACGCCTTCCGCGCCCGGCGCGCCCGCAGCCACCGGCAACACCGCGACGGACGGCTTCAACTGGTTCAACTTCCGCCGCTCCCAGATCGGGCTCGCCACGCTGGCACGCAACGCCCAGATGGACCTTGCCTCCCAGGGACATGCAAATTATCTGATGACCAACAATACCGTGTCGCACACGCAGGTGGCGGGCAATCCCGGCTTCACGGGCGCGAACCTGATCGACCGCTTCAACGCGGCGGGCTACAGGGTCACAGCGCCTTACGCCTATGGCGAAGTGATCTCGGCGGCGGGCGACCGTGCGGGCTTCTACCATGCGGAAGAACTCATCGCCGCCATCTACCACCGCTTCGTGATCTTCGAACCGGTGTTCAAGGAGGCGGGTACGGGCGCCGCAACCAGCAACAGCAACTACACCTACTTCACGGCGGCCATGGCGGCGAGCGGCGGCTATGGCGCGGGCGTTGCGCGGGGAACGGTGGCGGTGTATCCGGGCGTGGACCAGACGGCCGTGCCGGTCAACTTCATGAGCGACAGCGAAGCGCCCGACCCGGTGCCGAACCAGAACGAGGTGGGCTACCCGATCAGCGTGCATGCCAATATCGCGTCCACCATCGCGGTAACCAGCTTCACCGTGAAGCCGCGCGGCGGCAGCAACCTTGCCGCGCGCCTGCTGACCAAGTCCACGGACAGCAACACGCCCGCCTCGGCGGCAGCCATCATCCCGCTCGCGAAATTGAACGCGGCGACCACTTATGATGTAAGCTTCGCCGGTTCCGTGGACGGCGCCGCCGTTACGCGCAACTGGTCCTTCACGACAAAATAG
- the pssA gene encoding CDP-diacylglycerol--serine O-phosphatidyltransferase → MQRAKFALPSTVTLLSIACGFGSIVISVDNAHVGFAQDYRLAAALLVLAGIFDALDGFVARATGTSSEFGVQLDSIADVMNFGCAPAMLLYCYGFVLMGPADPTLLRAGGIAAFFFVACGALRLARFNVNVGRTDPRYFVGMPITAGAACVASVVVAWPESPETALHGYLIVLLLFVVGSLMVSTIRFPSSKQKKSAAAFVVLALNIGLLVWLGYYYFVLFFLVYIVGTVALNLAWRSGWRGIAPPKTYDDEI, encoded by the coding sequence ATGCAGCGCGCCAAATTCGCCTTGCCCAGCACGGTAACCCTGCTGTCGATTGCCTGCGGCTTCGGCAGCATCGTCATTTCGGTGGACAACGCCCACGTCGGCTTCGCCCAGGACTACCGCCTGGCGGCCGCGCTGCTGGTGCTGGCCGGTATCTTCGACGCACTGGACGGCTTCGTGGCGCGCGCCACCGGCACCAGTTCCGAATTCGGCGTGCAGCTCGATTCGATTGCGGACGTGATGAATTTCGGCTGCGCGCCCGCCATGCTGCTGTATTGCTACGGCTTCGTGCTGATGGGGCCTGCCGATCCCACGCTGTTGCGGGCGGGCGGCATTGCCGCCTTCTTCTTCGTTGCCTGCGGCGCCCTGCGGCTGGCGCGCTTTAATGTGAACGTGGGACGTACCGATCCGCGCTACTTCGTGGGCATGCCGATCACCGCTGGCGCGGCCTGCGTGGCCTCGGTGGTGGTGGCCTGGCCCGAGTCGCCGGAAACGGCCCTGCATGGCTACCTGATCGTGCTGCTGCTCTTCGTGGTGGGCAGCCTCATGGTCTCCACCATCCGCTTCCCCAGCTCCAAGCAGAAGAAAAGCGCCGCCGCCTTCGTGGTGCTGGCGCTGAACATCGGCCTGCTGGTCTGGCTGGGCTACTACTACTTCGTGCTCTTCTTCCTCGTCTACATCGTTGGCACCGTGGCGCTGAACCTGGCCTGGCGCTCCGGCTGGCGCGGCATCGCCCCGCCCAAAACCTACGACGACGAGATTTAA
- a CDS encoding aldo/keto reductase, with translation MSQTPCPALRTSDDGLELSRIVAGMWRMKEWEMTPQQRLALIEQCLDMGVSSFDHADIYGGYQVESLFGEALALRPALRERMQIVSKCGIKLVGPARPSHGIKHYDTTAAHIAASVDNSLKALRTDHLDLLLIHRPDPLMDFDEMADAFKALRAAGKVKHFGVSNFSRHQFECLHRRIPLATNQVEFSPLHLAPMFDETFDGLQDKGVAPMIWSPLAGGRLFDKENAKLQPLRGKIQQIANELNRPFSSVVFAWMMALPSRPIPLTGSGRIAAIAEAVEATRFTLEREQWFDILGAARQSEVA, from the coding sequence ATGAGCCAGACGCCCTGCCCCGCCCTCCGTACCAGCGACGACGGGCTTGAACTGTCCCGTATCGTGGCGGGCATGTGGCGGATGAAGGAATGGGAGATGACGCCCCAGCAGCGCCTGGCCCTGATCGAGCAGTGCCTGGACATGGGCGTAAGCAGCTTCGATCACGCCGACATTTACGGCGGCTACCAGGTTGAAAGCCTCTTCGGCGAGGCCCTGGCGCTCAGGCCTGCCCTGCGCGAGCGCATGCAGATCGTGAGCAAATGCGGCATCAAGCTCGTTGGGCCGGCCCGCCCGTCCCACGGGATCAAGCACTACGACACCACGGCCGCGCATATCGCTGCCTCGGTGGACAACTCGCTCAAGGCCCTGCGCACGGACCACCTGGACCTGCTGCTGATCCACCGCCCCGACCCGCTCATGGACTTCGACGAGATGGCGGACGCCTTCAAGGCCCTGCGCGCGGCGGGCAAGGTGAAGCATTTCGGCGTGTCGAACTTCAGCCGCCACCAGTTCGAGTGCCTGCACCGGCGCATTCCGCTGGCCACCAACCAGGTCGAGTTCTCGCCCCTGCACCTGGCGCCAATGTTCGACGAGACCTTCGACGGCCTGCAGGACAAGGGCGTGGCGCCCATGATCTGGTCTCCTCTTGCAGGCGGCCGCCTGTTCGACAAGGAGAACGCGAAGCTCCAGCCCCTCCGCGGCAAGATCCAGCAGATTGCCAACGAATTGAACCGCCCCTTCTCGAGCGTGGTGTTCGCGTGGATGATGGCACTGCCCTCGCGCCCCATTCCGCTCACGGGCAGCGGCCGCATCGCCGCCATTGCCGAAGCGGTGGAGGCGACGCGCTTCACCCTGGAGCGCGAACAGTGGTTCGATATCCTGGGTGCGGCGCGCCAGAGCGAAGTGGCTTAA
- a CDS encoding EAL and HDOD domain-containing protein encodes MFGRKSGSGKEEASVEELDSSLDYDAADAMLCRDEITDSRNRLCGYRFTFQPAKAGGHAPEEAFFEVLEATEVPAFAARRMALIPVSGEAIAEGRHVPLIAPYTVFLADSLQATMPAEALAGHLSALRKSGPKVALKVSGKQLAPQALLSQADFYFVDLHEGSVDDFQVLLGKLKTANANAKFAVDCVETWDEQRMCLSLGAEFCLGGFMSKPDDIDPEGRLDQGRLTSIQLLNLLRSDAEVSELSEVAKRDPGLTFQLLKWANAPGIGSTTAVTSLNQAIIVLGRNHLYRWLTVSMFRLGTEKERDESLLEIALTRARFLETAGPKTMPKAQRDELFLVGMLSLFEQLLKMPMAKILDVMHLAADIREVLLNSEGPYGPYLKMVLLLERNQVEKGLALADQLGIEADSLAEAGSGAFAWAQEALRASQ; translated from the coding sequence ATGTTTGGTCGCAAGTCGGGCAGTGGGAAAGAGGAGGCCAGCGTCGAAGAGCTGGACAGCAGCCTGGACTACGATGCCGCAGATGCCATGCTGTGCCGCGACGAGATTACGGACAGCCGCAACCGCCTGTGCGGCTACCGCTTCACCTTCCAGCCCGCTAAGGCGGGCGGCCACGCGCCGGAAGAAGCCTTTTTCGAAGTGCTGGAAGCCACCGAGGTGCCGGCCTTTGCGGCGCGCCGCATGGCCCTGATTCCCGTCAGCGGCGAAGCCATCGCAGAAGGCCGCCATGTGCCGCTGATCGCGCCTTACACCGTTTTCCTGGCGGACTCCCTGCAGGCCACCATGCCTGCCGAGGCGCTGGCGGGCCACCTGTCCGCCCTGCGCAAGTCCGGTCCCAAGGTCGCCCTGAAGGTATCGGGCAAGCAGCTGGCGCCGCAGGCCCTGCTGTCCCAGGCCGATTTCTATTTCGTGGACCTGCATGAAGGCAGCGTCGACGACTTCCAGGTCCTGCTGGGCAAGCTGAAGACCGCCAATGCCAACGCCAAGTTCGCCGTCGACTGCGTGGAAACCTGGGACGAACAGCGCATGTGCCTGTCGCTGGGCGCCGAATTCTGCCTGGGCGGCTTCATGTCCAAGCCGGACGATATCGACCCTGAAGGCCGCCTCGACCAGGGCCGCCTGACCTCGATCCAGCTCCTGAACCTTCTGCGCAGCGATGCCGAGGTGAGCGAGCTGAGCGAAGTGGCCAAGCGCGATCCGGGCCTGACCTTCCAGCTGCTGAAGTGGGCCAACGCGCCGGGCATCGGCTCGACCACGGCGGTGACCAGCCTGAATCAGGCGATCATCGTGCTCGGCCGCAATCACCTCTACCGCTGGCTGACCGTGTCCATGTTCCGCCTGGGCACCGAGAAGGAGCGCGACGAGTCCCTGCTGGAAATCGCCCTGACCCGCGCCCGCTTCCTGGAAACGGCCGGTCCCAAGACCATGCCCAAGGCCCAGCGCGACGAGCTCTTCCTGGTGGGCATGCTCTCCCTCTTCGAGCAGCTGCTGAAGATGCCGATGGCGAAGATCCTGGACGTGATGCACCTGGCCGCGGACATCCGCGAAGTGCTGCTGAACAGCGAAGGCCCTTACGGTCCTTACCTGAAGATGGTGCTGCTGCTGGAGCGCAACCAGGTGGAAAAAGGACTGGCGCTGGCCGACCAGCTGGGCATCGAGGCGGACTCGCTGGCTGAAGCAGGCAGCGGCGCCTTCGCCTGGGCCCAGGAAGCGCTGCGCGCCTCGCAGTAA
- a CDS encoding IS3 family transposase (programmed frameshift): MTKYDEKFKLAVVQQYLRGGAGYRTIAQEHRVAYGMVRRWVESFRAHGVGGLKKKFSHYSAEFKLSVLRHMWENELSYGQTAAQFNIRNPGILAAWGRSYENGGLDALQPGQRGKPSKMATATEKTEDSPNDDTRTREELLAEVNHLRMEVAYLKKLRALSSTAEGDSRQKAQVVQELRQQYPIAGLLKLAKLPRSTFYYQQKVLQGGDKHAQVKEQIKTIFNRHQGRYGYRRVTAAVRQLGLLVNHKKVQRLMGTLGLKSLVRPKKYRSFRGEVGRAASNELNRQFQADAANQKWVTDVTEFNVAGRKLYLSPVLDLYNGEIVAFETAERPKFELVSSMLKQALAKLGPNDKPMLHSDQGWQYRMPAYQRQLHQRELVQSMSRKGNCLDNAAMESFFAVLKTEFFYLNKFNSVEELRAGLKRYIHYYNHDRIKLKLKGLSPVQFRTQPLAA, from the exons ATGACGAAGTACGATGAGAAGTTCAAGCTAGCGGTAGTTCAGCAGTACCTGCGCGGCGGGGCCGGTTACAGGACGATCGCGCAAGAGCATAGGGTCGCATATGGGATGGTGCGACGCTGGGTGGAGTCGTTCCGGGCCCATGGTGTCGGAGGACTCAAGAAGAAGTTCAGCCACTACAGTGCCGAGTTCAAGCTCTCAGTCTTGCGGCACATGTGGGAAAATGAACTTTCATACGGTCAGACGGCCGCTCAGTTCAATATCCGCAATCCTGGCATTCTGGCTGCTTGGGGGCGTAGTTACGAAAATGGCGGGCTGGATGCCCTGCAGCCCGGCCAACGAGGAAAACCGAGCAAGATGGCAACCGCAACGGAAAAAACAGAAGATTCCCCCAACGATGACACGCGCACCCGCGAGGAGCTGCTGGCGGAGGTAAACCATCTCCGCATGGAGGTGGCATATCTAAAAAAGTTGCGAGCCTTG TCAAGCACAGCAGAAGGCGACTCCCGCCAAAAAGCGCAAGTAGTGCAGGAACTAAGGCAGCAGTATCCAATTGCCGGATTGTTGAAGCTGGCAAAGCTGCCGCGCAGCACCTTCTACTACCAGCAGAAAGTGCTTCAAGGCGGCGACAAGCACGCGCAGGTTAAAGAGCAGATCAAGACGATATTTAATCGTCACCAGGGACGTTATGGCTATCGCCGCGTCACTGCCGCGGTGCGTCAGCTGGGTCTGCTGGTCAACCATAAAAAAGTACAGCGCTTGATGGGAACGCTGGGACTGAAATCGCTGGTTCGACCCAAGAAATACCGATCATTCAGGGGCGAGGTGGGGCGTGCTGCATCGAACGAGCTGAACCGCCAGTTCCAGGCCGATGCCGCCAACCAGAAGTGGGTTACCGATGTGACCGAGTTCAATGTGGCCGGCAGGAAGCTGTATCTTTCGCCTGTGCTCGATCTCTACAACGGCGAAATCGTCGCCTTCGAAACCGCCGAGCGTCCCAAGTTCGAATTGGTCAGCTCAATGCTGAAGCAGGCACTGGCGAAACTCGGCCCCAACGACAAACCGATGCTTCATTCCGACCAGGGGTGGCAATATCGTATGCCCGCCTACCAGCGTCAGCTCCACCAACGCGAGCTGGTGCAAAGCATGTCGCGGAAGGGAAACTGCCTCGATAACGCGGCGATGGAGAGCTTTTTCGCGGTGTTGAAGACCGAGTTCTTCTACCTCAATAAGTTCAACAGCGTCGAGGAACTCAGGGCTGGGCTGAAGCGCTACATCCATTACTACAACCATGACCGCATCAAGCTCAAACTAAAAGGGCTGAGCCCGGTACAATTCCGGACTCAGCCCTTGGCTGCCTAA
- a CDS encoding M16 family metallopeptidase, which yields MKTKLAFALALAFAVPALHAAPAAPAAVDLKPYTIPYKKFVLQNGLTLIVHTDHSVPVVAVNTWYHVGSRNEKRGKTGFAHLFEHFFFNGSENYPHGFREAMDDLGANNRNGTTNTDRTNFFEDVPVSALERTLYLEADRMGFLANYISKEMLERERGVVQNEKRQGENRPYGKVYQEQVAKMYPYSHPYSWSTIGSMDDLNAASLEDIKEWYRSYYGPNNAVLTLAGDITPERALELVNKYYGSIPPGPPLPRTETWIPQLDRNLRDEMEDLVPQVRIYRSYHAPAWKDPELQSLQLVGGLLAGSRSARLEKRLVYDKALATAVEAGADGNELGGTFDIVVTLKPGVNPADVEREIDAVLNELLAKGPTAEELARVKTSDLARFARSIERLGGMGGRSDVLANSMTYAGTPDFYLKQVELTAKATPAEVKSVANKWLKANHYTMTVKPFAKVSAAKPDVDRKVLPSLGDAPDVKFPEMQRAKLSNGLNVVLLERHSAPIVNVALAVDAGIASDSTDKVGLASLTLDLLDKGSRNHNAFQMSDALESLGARLLTATTSDLSVVRLQATSQNLAPSLKLMAEAALTPTFPADQFTLARQRRVAGIAQEKAQPNNLAIRALPVLLYGEGHAYGRPASGYEKTVATLSREDLMKWHAEWFKPGSATIVVTGDTTMEKLKPMLESAFGAWKAGSAPSKTVPTVPATQGKRIFLIDKPDAPQSTIVAAHISQAQGQPEDLAIEPVMQNFGGMATSRLNRNLRLDKHWSYGTAGQLTTHRGQRMFYVIAPVQTDKTKESMVEVAREVKDIAGARPIKGEEYGSIMRNMTSRLAGRFETINALENAALTSLNFKLPDDYWSRYAGNVRALSEPQLAGAAAKFIKPEETIWLVIGDLRKIEAPIRALNWGEVTVLSADRF from the coding sequence ATGAAAACAAAACTGGCCTTTGCCCTCGCTCTAGCCTTCGCCGTTCCCGCCCTGCACGCCGCCCCGGCGGCCCCAGCGGCGGTGGACCTCAAGCCTTACACCATCCCCTACAAGAAATTCGTGCTCCAGAACGGCCTCACGCTGATCGTGCATACCGACCACAGCGTGCCCGTGGTGGCCGTGAACACCTGGTACCACGTCGGTTCGCGCAACGAGAAACGCGGCAAGACTGGCTTCGCGCATTTATTCGAGCATTTCTTCTTCAACGGCTCGGAGAATTATCCCCACGGCTTCCGCGAAGCCATGGACGATTTGGGCGCCAATAACCGCAATGGCACCACCAATACCGACCGCACCAATTTCTTCGAGGACGTTCCGGTATCTGCGCTGGAGCGCACCTTGTATCTCGAAGCGGACCGCATGGGTTTTCTCGCCAATTACATTTCCAAGGAAATGCTGGAACGGGAACGCGGCGTGGTGCAGAACGAAAAACGGCAGGGCGAGAACCGGCCTTATGGCAAGGTTTATCAGGAACAGGTCGCGAAAATGTATCCCTATTCGCACCCGTATTCCTGGTCCACCATCGGCAGCATGGACGATCTGAATGCCGCCTCGCTGGAAGACATCAAGGAGTGGTATCGCAGCTATTACGGCCCGAATAACGCCGTGCTGACCCTGGCGGGCGACATCACGCCCGAACGCGCCCTGGAGCTGGTGAACAAATATTACGGTTCCATTCCGCCGGGTCCTCCCCTGCCCCGCACCGAGACCTGGATTCCCCAGCTGGACCGCAATCTGCGCGACGAGATGGAGGACCTCGTGCCCCAGGTGCGCATCTACCGCAGCTATCACGCGCCTGCGTGGAAAGATCCCGAGCTCCAGAGCCTGCAGCTGGTAGGCGGCCTGCTGGCCGGTTCGCGCAGCGCGCGGCTGGAGAAGCGCCTCGTCTACGACAAGGCGCTGGCCACAGCGGTTGAAGCAGGCGCGGACGGCAATGAGCTGGGCGGCACCTTCGATATCGTCGTAACGCTCAAGCCCGGCGTGAATCCTGCCGACGTCGAACGCGAGATCGACGCCGTGCTGAACGAGCTGCTGGCCAAGGGTCCCACCGCCGAAGAACTGGCGCGCGTGAAGACCAGCGACCTGGCGCGCTTCGCCCGCAGTATCGAGCGCCTGGGCGGCATGGGCGGCCGTTCCGACGTGCTGGCCAACAGCATGACCTATGCAGGCACGCCGGACTTCTACCTGAAACAGGTGGAGCTCACGGCCAAGGCCACTCCGGCCGAGGTGAAATCGGTGGCGAACAAGTGGCTGAAGGCGAACCATTACACGATGACGGTCAAGCCCTTCGCCAAGGTTTCGGCCGCCAAGCCGGACGTGGACCGCAAGGTGCTGCCGTCGCTGGGCGATGCGCCGGACGTGAAGTTCCCCGAGATGCAGCGCGCGAAGCTGTCCAATGGCCTGAACGTGGTGCTGCTGGAGCGGCACTCGGCGCCCATCGTGAACGTGGCGCTGGCAGTGGATGCGGGTATCGCCTCCGACAGCACAGACAAGGTGGGCCTCGCGTCGCTGACCCTGGACCTGCTGGACAAGGGCAGCAGGAACCACAATGCCTTCCAGATGTCGGACGCGCTGGAATCGCTGGGCGCGCGCCTGCTCACTGCCACCACCTCGGATCTCTCGGTGGTGCGCCTGCAGGCCACCAGCCAGAATCTCGCGCCCTCGCTCAAGCTGATGGCCGAGGCGGCGCTCACGCCCACCTTCCCGGCCGACCAGTTCACGCTGGCCCGCCAGCGCCGGGTGGCGGGCATCGCGCAGGAGAAGGCCCAGCCGAACAACCTGGCCATCCGCGCCCTGCCGGTGCTGCTGTACGGCGAAGGCCATGCCTACGGCCGTCCCGCCTCGGGCTACGAGAAGACCGTGGCAACCCTGAGCCGCGAAGACCTCATGAAGTGGCACGCCGAGTGGTTCAAGCCGGGCAGCGCGACCATCGTCGTCACGGGCGACACCACCATGGAGAAGCTCAAGCCCATGCTGGAATCGGCCTTCGGCGCCTGGAAGGCGGGCAGCGCGCCTTCCAAGACGGTGCCCACCGTGCCTGCCACCCAGGGCAAGCGCATCTTCCTGATCGACAAACCCGATGCGCCTCAGTCCACCATCGTCGCCGCCCACATCTCGCAGGCCCAGGGCCAACCGGAAGACCTGGCGATAGAGCCGGTGATGCAGAACTTCGGCGGCATGGCGACTTCGCGCCTGAACCGCAACCTGCGCCTGGACAAGCACTGGAGCTACGGCACCGCAGGCCAGCTGACCACGCACCGCGGCCAGCGCATGTTCTACGTCATCGCGCCTGTGCAGACGGACAAGACGAAGGAGTCCATGGTGGAGGTGGCGAGGGAAGTGAAGGACATTGCGGGCGCACGTCCCATCAAGGGCGAGGAATACGGGAGCATCATGCGCAACATGACTTCGCGTCTTGCTGGCCGCTTCGAGACCATCAACGCGCTGGAGAACGCCGCGCTGACAAGCCTCAACTTCAAGCTGCCGGACGATTACTGGTCGCGCTACGCGGGCAATGTGCGCGCGCTGAGCGAGCCGCAGCTGGCTGGCGCAGCGGCGAAGTTCATCAAGCCGGAGGAGACGATCTGGCTGGTGATCGGCGACCTGCGCAAAATCGAGGCGCCAATCCGCGCGCTGAACTGGGGCGAGGTAACCGTGCTAAGCGCCGACCGGTTCTGA
- a CDS encoding winged helix-turn-helix domain-containing protein produces MIAQALFTPAQQKLLGLLFVRVNEGFHLNEIMRLTGLGSASAQRELKRLHEAGLIVSERIGNVRQFRPNKESPVYEELRSLVKKTFGLVSVLNSALAPMRRSLNVAFVYGATAKEQEMSDNPVELLLIGENTTYGELLNRLPIAERILRRRINPNLYSVPDFQRRLRDKQPFILKVLEDRKVFVLGDDLDLDEIVRGEMNPAVDEFI; encoded by the coding sequence ATGATTGCGCAGGCACTTTTCACTCCCGCCCAGCAGAAGCTGCTGGGCTTGCTATTTGTACGTGTGAACGAAGGGTTTCACCTGAACGAGATCATGCGTCTTACCGGCCTGGGCAGTGCTTCGGCCCAGCGGGAGCTCAAGCGCCTGCACGAGGCTGGGCTGATCGTGTCCGAACGCATCGGCAATGTGCGCCAGTTCCGGCCGAACAAGGAAAGTCCCGTCTACGAGGAGCTGCGCAGCCTGGTGAAGAAGACCTTCGGCCTGGTGAGTGTGCTGAATTCGGCCCTGGCGCCGATGCGCCGTTCGCTGAATGTGGCCTTCGTTTATGGTGCCACGGCGAAGGAACAGGAAATGTCCGATAACCCGGTCGAACTGCTTTTGATCGGAGAAAATACGACGTACGGCGAATTACTGAATCGCCTTCCGATTGCCGAGAGAATATTGCGGCGCCGGATTAATCCCAATTTATATTCCGTGCCCGATTTCCAGCGCCGCCTGCGAGATAAACAGCCGTTTATTTTGAAAGTGCTGGAAGACCGCAAGGTATTCGTGCTGGGCGACGACCTCGATCTTGACGAAATCGTGCGCGGTGAAATGAATCCCGCCGTCGACGAATTCATTTAG